One Euphorbia lathyris chromosome 1, ddEupLath1.1, whole genome shotgun sequence DNA segment encodes these proteins:
- the LOC136203972 gene encoding basic leucine zipper 43-like, translating to MEAHEIKQLHSHSSFENLLTLSPTNHILSQNPDNTSTFFNTSFSPIHFPCHIFSPNTNSTSTESILNEAIESQAGTSSERRLKRMKSNRESARRSRMRKKRQIEELQCQVNHLQTMNHQLSDKVIHLLETNHQILQENSQLKERVSALQVLLSDLFPSMKVEDKIWATNRLQGEIDLYTSTG from the coding sequence ATGGAGGCACATGAAATCAAGCAACTCCATTCTCATTCATCCTTTGAAAACCTTCTAACTCTATCTCCTACCAATCACATTTTATCTCAAAATCCAGACAACACCTCCACTTTCTTCAATACATCCTTCTCACCTATTCATTTCCCATGTCATATTTTCTCCCCAAACACTAACTCTACTTCTACTGAGTCTATTCTAAATGAAGCCATCGAAAGTCAAGCAGGGACTTCCAGTGAAAGAAGACTCAAGAGGATGAAATCCAACAGAGAATCTGCCCGACGCTCACGTATGCGCAAGAAGAGGCAAATTGAAGAGCTTCAGTGTCAGGTTAACCATCTCCAGACCATGAATCATCAGCTTTCTGACAAGGTTATTCACTTATTAGAAACTAACCATCAAATCCTCCAAGAGAATTCTCAGCTCAAGGAAAGAGTCTCTGCTCTTCAAGTTCTTCTGTCTGACCTGTTTCCATCTATGAAAGTGGAAGATAAAATTTGGGCCACTAACCGTCTTCAAGGTGAGATTGACTTATATACAAGTACAGGCTGA
- the LOC136233859 gene encoding uncharacterized protein, with amino-acid sequence MASSPPTSPSPSNSDNSATHSTPSMLPEVDDAATKNGVPDAPVEKLDLSHFRILDSTENMEKYKKYEAEYTRRLMGKYFSKKNLYGGNIFDDKMTIDGETIMSSRWPSTRTFADPVKCFEEQSVVGSTSET; translated from the exons ATGGCATCCTCACCCCCAACTTCTCCTTCTCCCTCTAATTCCGACAACTCTGCTACTCACTCCACTCCTTCAATGCTTCCTGAg GTTGACGATGCTGCTACCAAGAATGGTGTACCAGATGCGCCTGTGGAAAAGCTCGACTTATCCCATTTCCG AATTCTTGACAGCACGGAAAACatggaaaagtacaaaaaataTGAAGCTGAGTACACTCGTCGGTTGATGGGAAAATACTTCTCGAAGAAGAATCTTTATGGAG GCAACATATTTGATGACAAAATGACAATAGATGGGGAAACTATAATGTCAAGCAG GTGGCCTTCCACTCGAACATTTGCCGATCCAGTAAAGTGTTTTGAAGAACAGAGTGTTGTTGGTTCAACATCTGAAACTTGA